In Betaproteobacteria bacterium, a genomic segment contains:
- a CDS encoding restriction endonuclease subunit S: MSDKNKQILKPGWRRVKFGDVVRLSKARSQEPLTDGFDRYVGLEHLEPGDLRIRRWGNVADGVTFTSVFQPGQVLFGKRRAYQRKVAVADFAGVCSGDIYVLETKDALVLLPELLPFICQTDAFFDHAVGTSAGSLSPRTNWTSLAGFEFALPAMKEQRRTLALLSAGLSTVDELRSAIDALPILRRSMETRLLSMDGVPKQKVGDIAKFTSGRGIRVSDLPKAPSDMNPVPVHGGNGISGYTDIVMDGTSEPTVVIGRVGQFCGVTSMTAGPCWITDNALYPAKMSPDIQPEFLAICLRASNLNRSKLGEYLPLITQEVVHKIEIPVPALSDQSVAITEFAQIGVAETSLMSRLSSTRSLVMQVAIQMVEGSSDGI, translated from the coding sequence GTGTCTGACAAGAACAAACAAATCCTGAAGCCCGGCTGGCGTCGAGTGAAATTCGGCGACGTGGTGCGCCTCTCGAAAGCCCGCAGCCAGGAGCCGCTGACCGATGGCTTTGATCGCTACGTTGGTCTGGAACACCTCGAGCCAGGCGATCTGCGCATCCGCCGTTGGGGAAACGTCGCTGACGGCGTGACTTTCACCAGCGTGTTTCAACCCGGGCAGGTGCTGTTCGGCAAGCGCCGCGCTTACCAGCGCAAGGTGGCCGTGGCGGATTTCGCCGGCGTGTGTTCCGGTGACATCTATGTGTTGGAGACCAAGGACGCGCTGGTCTTGCTGCCGGAGTTGCTGCCATTCATTTGCCAGACCGACGCCTTCTTCGATCACGCGGTGGGCACATCGGCTGGCTCGCTGAGCCCGCGTACCAACTGGACGAGCTTGGCGGGTTTCGAGTTTGCTTTGCCGGCGATGAAAGAGCAGCGGCGGACGTTGGCTCTTCTCAGTGCCGGACTGAGCACCGTTGACGAGCTGCGGTCCGCCATCGATGCGCTGCCGATACTTCGACGTTCGATGGAGACGCGTCTGCTATCGATGGACGGCGTGCCGAAACAGAAAGTCGGTGATATCGCCAAGTTCACGAGCGGTCGAGGTATTCGGGTTTCAGACTTACCCAAAGCTCCGTCGGATATGAACCCGGTTCCTGTTCATGGGGGCAACGGAATCTCTGGGTACACGGATATCGTCATGGATGGCACATCTGAGCCGACCGTTGTCATTGGTCGGGTTGGACAATTTTGCGGTGTCACGTCAATGACGGCCGGGCCTTGCTGGATAACTGACAACGCGCTCTATCCAGCGAAGATGAGCCCAGACATCCAACCAGAGTTCCTGGCCATTTGTTTACGTGCTTCAAATCTCAATCGGAGCAAGCTGGGCGAATACCTTCCACTGATCACACAAGAAGTTGTACACAAGATTGAGATTCCGGTTCCGGCCCTATCAGACCAATCTGTTGCGATTACGGAGTTTGCACAGATTGGGGTCGCGGAGACATCCCTAATGAGCCGGCTATCCAGCACGCGCTCTCTTGTGATGCAGGTGGCGATTCAGATGGTTGAAGGGAGCTCAGATGGCATTTAA
- a CDS encoding HsdR family type I site-specific deoxyribonuclease, with product MAFNESNTVEAYVRDLLAGPIKATPPNTVQEPLPSYGPSPKGIGWRYAAPADVPRQIQEVLVEPWLRDALIRLNPEIAAQPDRADEVLYKLRAIVLSVRSDGLIRANEEMTAWMRGERSMPFGPNNEHVPVRLIDLDDLAQNQYIVTQQYTYRAGPTERRADLVLLVNGLPLVLIEAKTPVKKCISWVDGAVQVHDDYEKFVPELFICNVFSVATEGKAYHYGSIGLPVKDWGPWHLDDSDTQHHPLKSLKLSAESMLRPHVVLDILGSFNLFATDKKKRRIKIICRYQQYEAANKIVERVLAGYPRKGLIWHFQGSGKSLLMVFAAQKLRMHASLKNPTVLIVVDRIDLDTQITGTFTGADIPNLEKADSREKLQQLLAQDVRKIIITTIFKFGEASGALNERSNIIALVDEAHRTQEGDLGRKMREALPNAFLFGLTGTPINRVDRNTFYAFGADEDAKGYMSRYGFEESIRDGATLKLHFEPRLIDLHIDKAALDTAYKDLTGGLSDLDKDNLAKTAAKMAVLVKTPERIRKVCEDIVQHYQSKVEPNGFKGQIVTFDRESCLLFKVELDKLLPPEATDIVMSVQASDKKEHPEYAHYDRTRDEEERLLDRFRDPADPLKLIIVTAKLLTGFDAPILQAMYLDKPLRDHTLLQAICRVNRTYSEQKTHGLIVDYLGIFDDVAAALEFDDQSVKQVVSNIQELKDKLPEAMQKCLAFFAGCDRSLQGYEGLIAAQQCLPNNEVRDNFAAEYSVLNKIWEALSPDTVLGPFEKDYKWLSQVYQSVQPSSGHGKLIWHSLGAKTIELIHQNVHVDAVRDDLDTLVLDADLLEAVLSNPDPKKAKEIEIKLKRRLRGHGGNPKFKKLSERLDALKDRFESGQINSVEFLKQLLEIAKETLQAEKEVPLEEDEDRGKAALTELFNEVKTAETPILVERVVADIDEIVRLVRFPGWQGTQAGEREVKKALRKALFKYKLHADEELFEKAYSYIRQYY from the coding sequence ATGGCATTTAACGAATCCAACACCGTCGAGGCCTACGTCCGCGACCTGCTCGCTGGCCCCATCAAGGCGACACCACCGAACACCGTACAGGAACCCCTGCCCAGCTACGGCCCCAGCCCCAAAGGCATCGGCTGGCGCTACGCTGCTCCGGCTGACGTACCGCGCCAGATCCAGGAAGTCCTGGTCGAGCCCTGGCTGCGGGATGCGCTGATCCGTCTGAACCCCGAGATCGCCGCCCAGCCCGACCGCGCCGACGAGGTGCTCTACAAGCTGCGCGCCATCGTGCTGTCGGTGCGCTCGGATGGCCTGATCCGCGCCAACGAGGAAATGACCGCCTGGATGCGCGGCGAGCGCTCCATGCCCTTCGGCCCCAACAACGAGCATGTGCCGGTGCGGTTGATCGACCTGGATGACCTGGCGCAGAACCAGTACATCGTCACCCAGCAGTACACCTACCGCGCAGGCCCCACCGAGCGCCGGGCCGATCTGGTGCTGCTGGTCAACGGTCTGCCGCTGGTGCTGATCGAGGCCAAGACGCCGGTCAAGAAGTGCATCAGCTGGGTCGACGGCGCGGTACAGGTGCACGACGACTACGAGAAGTTCGTGCCCGAGCTGTTCATCTGCAATGTGTTCTCGGTGGCCACCGAGGGCAAGGCCTACCACTACGGGTCGATTGGCCTCCCGGTCAAGGATTGGGGACCGTGGCATCTGGACGATAGCGATACGCAGCACCACCCACTGAAGTCCCTCAAGCTGTCGGCCGAGAGCATGCTGCGCCCACATGTGGTGCTGGACATCCTCGGCAGCTTCAACCTGTTCGCCACCGACAAGAAGAAGCGCCGCATCAAGATCATCTGCCGCTACCAGCAGTACGAGGCGGCCAACAAGATCGTCGAGCGCGTGCTGGCAGGCTATCCCAGGAAGGGCCTGATCTGGCACTTCCAGGGCTCGGGCAAGTCGCTGCTGATGGTGTTCGCCGCGCAGAAGCTGCGCATGCATGCCAGTCTGAAGAACCCCACGGTGCTGATCGTGGTGGACCGCATCGACCTGGACACCCAGATCACCGGCACCTTCACCGGCGCCGACATCCCGAACCTGGAGAAGGCCGACAGCCGCGAGAAGCTGCAGCAACTGCTGGCGCAGGACGTGCGCAAGATCATCATCACGACGATCTTCAAGTTCGGCGAGGCCAGTGGTGCGCTGAACGAGCGCAGCAACATCATCGCGCTGGTGGACGAAGCCCACCGCACGCAGGAAGGCGACCTGGGCCGCAAGATGCGCGAGGCCCTGCCCAACGCATTCCTGTTCGGCCTGACCGGTACGCCGATCAACCGAGTCGACCGCAACACCTTCTACGCCTTCGGTGCCGACGAGGACGCGAAGGGCTACATGAGCCGCTACGGCTTCGAGGAATCAATCCGCGACGGCGCCACTCTGAAGCTGCACTTCGAGCCGCGCCTGATCGACCTGCACATCGACAAGGCCGCGTTGGACACCGCCTACAAAGATCTTACCGGCGGCCTGTCAGACCTGGACAAGGACAACCTGGCCAAAACCGCTGCCAAGATGGCTGTACTGGTGAAGACGCCCGAGCGCATTCGCAAGGTGTGCGAGGATATCGTCCAGCACTACCAGAGCAAGGTGGAGCCCAACGGTTTCAAGGGTCAGATCGTCACGTTCGACCGGGAGTCGTGCCTGCTGTTCAAGGTCGAGCTAGACAAGCTGCTGCCGCCCGAGGCCACGGACATCGTGATGTCGGTACAGGCGTCCGACAAGAAGGAGCACCCGGAGTACGCACACTACGACCGCACACGCGATGAAGAGGAAAGGCTGCTTGACCGCTTCCGCGACCCGGCCGACCCGCTGAAGCTGATCATCGTCACGGCCAAGCTGCTGACGGGCTTCGACGCGCCCATCCTGCAGGCAATGTACTTGGACAAGCCTCTGCGGGACCACACGCTGCTGCAGGCCATCTGCCGGGTGAACCGCACCTACTCCGAGCAAAAGACCCACGGCTTGATCGTGGACTACCTCGGCATCTTCGATGACGTGGCGGCCGCGCTGGAGTTCGACGACCAGAGCGTCAAGCAGGTGGTCAGCAACATACAGGAGCTGAAAGACAAGCTGCCCGAAGCCATGCAGAAGTGCCTGGCCTTCTTTGCGGGCTGCGACCGCAGCTTGCAGGGATATGAGGGCCTGATTGCTGCGCAGCAGTGCCTGCCCAACAACGAGGTGCGCGACAACTTCGCCGCCGAGTACAGCGTGCTTAACAAGATCTGGGAGGCACTCTCGCCGGACACCGTTCTAGGTCCCTTCGAGAAGGACTACAAATGGCTGTCGCAGGTGTACCAGTCGGTGCAGCCGTCCAGCGGCCACGGCAAGCTGATCTGGCATTCGCTGGGCGCCAAGACCATCGAGCTGATCCATCAGAACGTGCATGTCGATGCCGTGCGGGATGATCTCGACACCTTGGTGCTGGACGCCGATCTGCTGGAGGCAGTGCTCTCGAACCCCGATCCGAAGAAAGCCAAGGAAATCGAGATCAAGCTCAAGCGCCGGCTGCGCGGGCACGGCGGCAACCCCAAGTTCAAGAAGCTGTCAGAAAGGCTCGATGCGCTGAAGGACCGCTTCGAGTCCGGTCAGATCAACAGCGTCGAGTTTCTGAAGCAGTTGCTGGAGATCGCCAAGGAGACGCTGCAGGCCGAGAAAGAGGTCCCGCTCGAAGAAGACGAGGACCGCGGCAAGGCGGCGCTGACTGAGCTGTTCAACGAGGTCAAGACGGCAGAGACGCCAATCTTGGTTGAACGCGTGGTCGCGGATATCGACGAGATCGTGCGCCTGGTCCGCTTCCCGGGCTGGCAAGGCACACAGGCCGGCGAGCGCGAGGTCAAGAAAGCGCTGCGCAAGGCACTCTTCAAATACAAGCTGCACGCTGACGAGGAGTTGTTCGAGAAGGCGTACAGCTACATCCGGCAGTATTACTGA
- a CDS encoding S9 family peptidase — protein MKRILLVLAMTFAAPAFAEPEDPYLWLEEITGEKAMAWVKDQNAKSRPAIEKEPGFAVLRNRFTEIAQSRDRIPAISKLGPYVYNFWQDEANPRGLWRRTTLEEYRKATPAWEAVLDLDTLSAADKEQWAWKGAACLYPKYERCLVSISRGGSDAVEVREFDLVKKAFVEGGFRLPQSKGGVAWIDADTIYAARDFGPGTMTRSGYPRGVKRVARGQALADAPVIFQVSDEDIGAWPTVTHEKGSRVEMMTRAISTRRSEAFVVRDGKLVKLELPDTVDASVSGGMLFVRLREDWKLAGNVYVAGQLLAMDFEKFLDSGTDFDVLFTPGPRVSLASFVTMKSIVLLNLLDNVASRLVELRRGPDGKWARRDVDAPKLVTLGATAWDRRESDDYFLFVTGFTTPTTLHFAKGGTDSREKLKGLPEFFDATGLEVTQHEATSKDGTKIPYFQVMRKDAKLEGKNPTILYGYGGFEISQVPSYSAFVGNGWLAKGGVWVLSNLRGGGEFGPAWNQVARREGRQKTHDDYAAVAEDLIRRKVTSPAKLGILGGSQGGLLVSATMLQRPELFGAVVATVPLMDMKRYHKLLAGASWMGEYGDPDKPEDWAFISKYSPYQNVLRGRVYPKMLILTSTRDDRVHPGHARKMAARMQQFGYDTTYFEYTEGGHGSGTTPAQTAYTWAFIYTWFAKTLM, from the coding sequence ATGAAGCGAATCCTCCTCGTCCTTGCCATGACCTTCGCCGCCCCCGCCTTCGCCGAGCCGGAAGACCCCTACCTGTGGCTCGAGGAGATCACGGGCGAAAAGGCCATGGCCTGGGTGAAAGACCAGAACGCAAAGAGCCGGCCCGCGATCGAGAAGGAGCCCGGCTTCGCCGTGCTGCGCAACAGGTTCACCGAGATCGCCCAGTCGCGCGACCGCATCCCGGCCATCTCGAAGCTGGGCCCCTACGTCTATAACTTCTGGCAGGACGAAGCCAACCCGCGCGGCCTGTGGCGGCGCACGACGCTCGAGGAATACCGGAAGGCAACACCAGCGTGGGAGGCGGTGCTGGACCTCGACACGCTCTCCGCGGCAGACAAGGAGCAATGGGCCTGGAAGGGCGCCGCGTGCCTGTACCCGAAGTACGAGCGCTGCCTCGTGTCGATTTCGCGCGGCGGCAGCGATGCGGTGGAAGTGCGCGAATTCGACCTGGTGAAGAAGGCCTTCGTCGAGGGCGGGTTCAGGCTGCCCCAGTCCAAGGGCGGCGTGGCCTGGATCGATGCGGACACGATTTACGCCGCGCGCGATTTCGGCCCCGGGACCATGACGCGTTCGGGCTATCCGCGAGGGGTGAAGCGCGTGGCGCGCGGCCAGGCGCTCGCGGACGCACCCGTGATCTTCCAGGTTTCCGATGAGGACATCGGCGCCTGGCCCACGGTTACCCACGAGAAGGGCTCCCGCGTCGAGATGATGACGCGCGCGATCTCCACGCGACGCAGCGAAGCGTTCGTGGTGCGAGACGGAAAGCTCGTGAAGCTGGAGCTTCCCGACACGGTCGATGCCTCCGTGAGCGGCGGCATGCTCTTCGTCCGCCTGCGCGAGGACTGGAAGCTCGCCGGCAACGTCTACGTGGCGGGCCAGCTCCTGGCCATGGATTTCGAGAAGTTCCTCGACAGCGGCACCGACTTCGACGTGCTTTTCACGCCCGGGCCGCGCGTCTCGCTCGCGTCCTTCGTGACGATGAAGTCGATCGTGCTCCTGAACCTCCTGGACAACGTCGCGAGCCGCCTGGTCGAGCTGCGGCGCGGCCCCGATGGCAAGTGGGCGCGGCGCGATGTCGATGCGCCGAAGCTCGTCACGCTGGGCGCCACGGCCTGGGATCGCCGCGAGTCGGACGACTATTTCCTCTTCGTGACCGGGTTCACGACCCCCACGACGCTGCATTTCGCGAAGGGCGGGACGGACAGCCGCGAGAAACTGAAGGGCCTTCCGGAATTCTTCGACGCCACGGGCCTCGAAGTCACGCAGCACGAGGCCACGTCCAAGGACGGCACGAAGATCCCGTACTTCCAGGTGATGAGGAAGGACGCGAAGCTGGAAGGGAAGAACCCCACGATCCTCTACGGCTACGGCGGCTTCGAGATTTCGCAGGTGCCCAGCTACTCCGCGTTCGTCGGCAACGGGTGGCTCGCGAAGGGCGGCGTGTGGGTTCTTTCCAATCTGCGCGGCGGCGGCGAATTCGGGCCGGCGTGGAACCAGGTGGCGCGGCGCGAAGGGCGCCAGAAGACGCACGATGACTATGCGGCAGTCGCCGAGGACCTCATCAGGCGCAAGGTCACCTCGCCCGCGAAGCTGGGCATCCTGGGTGGCAGCCAGGGCGGCCTCCTCGTGAGCGCCACCATGCTCCAGCGCCCCGAACTCTTCGGTGCGGTGGTGGCGACGGTCCCGCTCATGGACATGAAGCGCTACCACAAGCTCCTCGCGGGCGCCTCGTGGATGGGGGAATACGGCGACCCCGACAAGCCCGAGGACTGGGCGTTCATTTCGAAGTACTCGCCCTACCAGAACGTGCTGCGCGGGCGCGTGTACCCGAAGATGCTCATTCTGACCTCCACGCGCGACGATCGCGTGCATCCCGGCCACGCGCGCAAGATGGCCGCGCGCATGCAGCAGTTCGGCTACGACACCACCTACTTCGAGTACACCGAGGGCGGCCACGGCTCCGGCACGACGCCCGCGCAGACCGCCTATACCTGGGCTTTCATCTACACCTGGTTTGCGAAGACCCTGATGTAG